TCGGTGACCTCTTTAACGCAAAACTTTCATCCGAGTAAAGAGTACACTGTCCTTCATTGGCATGGTGAAGGATTTACAAAAACTTGCCATGCTATGCCTTTATATTCTACTGAAAAGTGGGAAAACCAAGGGTTTCGCCTGTTCAATGCGATAGGATTACAATTTCATTTTGAAGCGACCAAAGAAACTGTGAAAGAGATTGTAGAAGCTGATTCACAATTTCTTTCACAGTCAGTTTTCTCTGTGACACGAGGAGGAACAATATATTTTCCTGTTCCTGATGAGAATAAAGACAGTCTATTTTCGATCCTAAATACATTGGAACGTGAAGTGAAATAAGTACATTGTATTTATTTGATGGATTGGGCTTGAAATAGAAAAAAGGAGGAAGACAAAGGATGATCTTAAAAGAGGTTGTAACAAACTATTTATTTAACGATGAAATAATACAGACTATCTCTAACTACTGGAAGAAACACTATTACCAAGAGGAAGAGGTTACTGTTGGTAATATCGAAGAAAAGTTAGTTCAGTTGAGAGAAGAATTGGATAGAGTAGACACAACGGATGCTGCTTCTACTGGTGGATATAGTTTTACCGCTAAATGGATTGAAGATGTTTTTACAGACGAAATAGTGATGGATATTTTTTGTACCTTTAATGAAGATGGAAAGCACTACTCAATTGATTATCTTTCTTTTAAAGAGATGCTCCATTATAACGTTATATTTCCATTGGATATACCTAAAATCGATTTTTTAAGCGAATTGCTATGGGAGATTACTTTCGAGGGGTTTACTGAGGAAAGTAAGACTGAAAGTCGCAGGGAGTTAGAAAATAGAATTCAAGAATCTGATGAAGTTCAAAAATCAATGGCTGATGTTAAAGCGTTCATTGTCTTTTTTAAAGAAGAATGTTCAACTGATAAACGCATATCAATAATTGACCACTTCCAACCACTGACGGATTCTGTTATTGAAGACTGGTCAGACATTTTTGATGAGACCGAGGATGAATCAAGTGAAGTATCTTTTTGGTCAAATGTAGCTGTGCAAAAGCAAGATGAACAGCTATTAGAAGAATTTCTTCAAGTTTTCAAAGATGAATATGACTCTTTTGTTGATCAGAAGTCACAAAATAAATTATAAGATACAAACTCATATAGATTAGTTTAAAAATCCCCCTGAAATTTTTCTAAATAGATTACTTCAAAAGAAATTACCGCTAATTTTACTGATTTATTCGATTAATTTTTGTTTTAAGTGATAAATATGATTACCATTAACTTAAAAAAATTCAATTATTCAAACCAAATAAACTAAGTCTTATTATTTGTGACGTGTTGCCA
This portion of the Carnobacterium viridans genome encodes:
- a CDS encoding DUF6557 family protein; the protein is MILKEVVTNYLFNDEIIQTISNYWKKHYYQEEEVTVGNIEEKLVQLREELDRVDTTDAASTGGYSFTAKWIEDVFTDEIVMDIFCTFNEDGKHYSIDYLSFKEMLHYNVIFPLDIPKIDFLSELLWEITFEGFTEESKTESRRELENRIQESDEVQKSMADVKAFIVFFKEECSTDKRISIIDHFQPLTDSVIEDWSDIFDETEDESSEVSFWSNVAVQKQDEQLLEEFLQVFKDEYDSFVDQKSQNKL
- a CDS encoding type 1 glutamine amidotransferase, whose protein sequence is MSANDTEQWIQDERQLIKEVVVSGKPMLGICLGAQQLAKAYGSDIISTPKEVGWHSVTSLTQNFHPSKEYTVLHWHGEGFTKTCHAMPLYSTEKWENQGFRLFNAIGLQFHFEATKETVKEIVEADSQFLSQSVFSVTRGGTIYFPVPDENKDSLFSILNTLEREVK